A single Strix aluco isolate bStrAlu1 chromosome 20, bStrAlu1.hap1, whole genome shotgun sequence DNA region contains:
- the NOTCH1 gene encoding neurogenic locus notch homolog protein 1 isoform X2, translating to MERLLPPGLLVLLLPALTRGLRCTQLAESCLNGGKCETFLNGTEVCQCSGAYVGERCQLPNPCLSSPCKNAGTCIPVVRGSTVDYTCACRLGFTDELCLTPRDNVCLSNPCRNGGTCDLLTLSEYKCRCPPGWSGKTCQQADPCASNPCANGGQCVPFEAHYICRCTAGFHGANCKQDVNECNILPPVCKNGGSCTNEVGTYQCSCKPAYTGQNCEHLYVPCNPSPCQNGGTCRQIGDTTYDCTCLPGFTGQNCEENINDCPGNNCKNGGICVDGVNTYNCQCPPEWTGQYCTEDVDECQLMPNACQNGGTCHNNHGGYNCVCVNGWTGEDCSENIDDCAMAACFHGATCHDRVASFYCECPHGRTGLLCHLDDACISNPCNEGSNCDTNPVNGKAICTCPSGYMGPACNQDVDECSLGANPCEHAGKCINTQGSFQCQCLQGYSGPRCEIDVNECLSNPCQNDATCLDQIGEFQCICMPGYEGVYCEINTDECASSPCLHNGNCLDKINEFHCECPTGFNGHLCQFDIDECASTPCKNGAKCVDGPNTYSCECTEGFSGAHCEVDINECDPDPCHYGTCKDSIATFTCLCQPGYMGHRCDININECQSQPCKNGGTCQDRNNAYNCLCLKGTTGPNCEINLDDCASSPCDYGKCIDKINGYECTCEPGYTGRMCNINIDECSSNPCHNGGTCKDGINGFTCLCPEGFHDPKCLSEVNECNSNPCIHGKCHDGLNGYRCDCDPGWSGTNCDINNNECESNPCMNGGTCKDMTSGYICTCREGFSGPNCQTNINECASNPCLNQGTCIDDVAGYTCNCLLPYTGATCEDVLAPCAGGPCKNGGECRESEDYESFSCSCPSGWQGQTCEIDINECVKSPCRNGATCQNTNGSYRCACRTGFTGRNCDTDIDDCKPNPCHNGGSCSDGVGTFFCECLAGFRGPKCEEDINECASNPCKNGANCTDCVNSYTCTCPSGFSGIHCENNTPDCTESSCFNGGTCVDGINTFTCVCPPGFTGSYCEHNINECDSKPCLNGGTCQDSYGTYKCTCPQGYTGLNCQNLVRWCDSSPCKNGGKCWQTNNLYRCECNSGWTGLYCDVPSVSCEVAAKQQGIDVAHLCRNSGLCVDTGNTHFCRCQAGYTGSYCEEQVDECSPNPCQNGATCTDYLGGYSCECVAGYHGVNCSEEINECLSHPCQNGGTCIDLINTYKCSCPRGTQGERCEGDVNECLSNPCDARGTQNCVQRVNDYKCECRPGYAGRRCDTVVDGCKGKPCRNGGTCAVASNTGRGFICKCPPGFVGATCENDSRTCGNLHCLNGGTCISIHKSSKCMCTPAFTGPECQYPASSPCTSNPCYNGGTCEFFSDASPYYRCNCPANFNGLNCHILDFDFQGGIGQDIIPPKIEEKCEIAVCAGYAGNKICDGKCNNHACGWDGGDCSLNFNDPWKNCSQSLQCWKYFNDGKCDSQCNNAGCLYDGFDCQKYEGQCNPLYDQYCKDHFSDGHCDQGCNNFECEWDGLDCANNMPEKLADGTLVVVVLITPENLKNNSFNFLRELSRVLHTNVVFKKNPKGEYMIFPYYGNEEELKKHYIKRSTEDWSDMSSAVINKVKSSLYSRAGRRQKRELDQMDIRGSIVYLEIDNRQCIQSSSQCFQSATDVAAFLGALASLGNLNIPYKIEAVKSETAEPTKNSQLYPMYVVGAVLVLLAFIGVGVLVSRKRRREHGQLWFPEGFKVTESSKKKRREPLGEDSVGLKPLKNASDGTLMDDNQNEWGDEETLDTKKFRFEEQAMLPDTDDQTDHRQWTQQHLDAADLRISSMAPTPPQGEIDADCMDVNVRGPDGFTPLMIASCSGGGLETGNSEEEDDAPAVISDFIYQGASLHNQTDRTGETALHLAARYSRSDAAKRLLEASADANIQDNMGRTPLHAAVSADAQGVFQILIRNRATDLDARMHDGTTPLILAARLAVEGMLDDLINCHADVNAVDDLGKSALHWAAAVNNVEAAVVLLKNGANKDMQNNKEETPLFLAAREGSYETAKVLLDNFANRDITDHMDRLPRDIAQERMHHDIVRLLDEYNLVRSPPLHNGPLGAPTLSPPLCSPNSYIGNLKPAVQGKKARKPSTKGLSCNGKDAKDLKARRKKSQDGKGCLLDNSSVLSPVDSLESPHGYLSDVASPPLMTSPFQQSPSMPLNHLPGMPDAHMSINHLNMAGKQDMAMGNSSRMAFDSVPPRLSHLPVSSPSTVMSNAPMNFSVGGAAALNGQCDWLTRLQNGMVQNQYNPMRGNMQPGAHQQTQNLQHGMMTSLHNGLPTTSLSQMMSYQAMPNTRLASQPHLMQSQQLQQMQQQQLQQQNMQPQQQPQQPQQQAQQQQQAQQHHNPSSNASGHIGQNFLGTELSQPDMQPVSSSTMAVHTILPQDSQMLPTSLPSSLAQPMTTTQFLTPPSQHSYSSPLDNTPSHQLQVPDHPFLTPSPESPDQWSSSSPHSNVSDWSEGISSPPTSMQSQMGHIPEAFK from the exons GGTTCACGGGCCAGAACTGTGAGGAGAACATCAATGACTGTCCGGGCAACAACTGCAAGAATGGGGGCATCTGTGTGGACGGCGTCAACACCTACAACTGCCAGTGCCCGCCCGAGTGGACAG GTCAGTACTGCACTGAGGATGTGGATGAGTGCCAGCTGATGCCCAACGCCTGCCAGAATGGGGGCACTTGCCACAACAACCACGGTGGCTACAACTGCGTCTGTGTCAATGGCTGGACGGGCGAGGACTGCAGCGAGAACATTGATGACTGCGCCATGGCCGCCTGCTTCCATGGGGCCACCTGCCACGACCGGGTAGCCTCCTTCTACTGCGAGTGCCCCCACGGCCGCACAG GTTTGCTGTGCCACCTCGACGACGCCTGCATCAGCAACCCCTGCAATGAGGGCTCCAACTGCGACACCAACCCCGTCAACGGCAAAGCCATCTGCACGTGTCCTTCGGGGTACATGGGGCCAGCCTGCAACCAGGACGTGGATGAGTGCTCGTTGG GAGCCAACCCCTGCGAGCACGCAGGGAAATGCATCAACACCCAGGGCTCCTTCCAGTGCCAGTGCTTGCAGGGCTACTCGGGCCCTCGCTGCGAGATCGACGTCAACGAGTGCCTCTCCAACCCCTGCCAGAATGATGCCACCTGCCTGGACCAGATTGGGGAGTTCCAGTGCATCTGCATGCCCG GTTACGAGGGGGTTTACTGTGAGATCAACACGGACGAGTGtgccagcagcccctgcctgcacaACGGCAACTGCCTCGACAAGATCAATGAGTTCCATTGCGAGTGCCCCACTG GCTTCAACGGGCACCTCTGCCAGTTCGACATCGACGAGTGTGCCAGCACCCCCTGCAAGAACGGGGCCAAGTGCGTGGACGGCCCCAACACCTACAGCTGCGAGTGCACCGAAG GTTTCTCGGGCGCTCACTGCGAGGTCGACATCAACGAATGTGACCCCGACCCGTGCCACTATGGGACCTGCAAGGACAGCATTGCCACCTTCACCTGTCTCTGCCAGCCCGGCTACATGGGCCACCGCTGCGACATCAACATCAACGAGTGCCAGAGCCAGCCCTGCAAAAACGGGGGGACCTGCCAGGACAGGAACAACGCCTACAACTGCCTCTGCCTCAAAGGGACCACGG GGCCCAACTGCGAGATCAATCTGGACGACTGTGCCAGCAGCCCCTGTGACTACGGCAAGTGCATCGACAAGATCAACGGCTACGAGTGCACCTGTGAGCCGGGGTACACAG gGCGCATGTGCAACATCAACATTGACGAGTGCTCCAGCAACCCTTGCCACAATGGGGGCACGTGCAAGGATGGCATCAACGGCTTCACCTGCCTCTGCCCCGAGGGCTTCCACGACCCCAAGTGCCTGTCCGAAGTGAATGAGTGCAACAGCAACCCCTGCATCCATGGGAAATGCCACGACGGGCTGAACGG CTACAGGTGTGACTGCGACCCAGGCTGGAGTGGGACAAACTGCGACATTAATAATAACGAGTGTGAATCCAATCCCTGCATGAATGGTGGCACCTGCAAGGACATGACCAGCGGCTACATCTGCACCTGCAGGGAGGGCTTCAGCG GACCCAACTGTCAGACCAATATCAACGAATGTGCTTCCAACCCCTGCCTGAACCAGGGCACGTGCATCGATGACGTTGCCGGCTACACCTGCAACTGCCTCCTGCCCTACACAG GAGCCACCTGCGAGGACGTGCTGGCCCCCTGTGCTGGTGGCCCCTGCAAGAATGGCGGCGAGTGCCGGGAGTCAGAAGACTACGAGAGCTTCTCCTGCAGTTGCCCCTCTGGCTGGCAAG GTCAGACCTGCGAGATCGACATCAACGAGTGCGTGAAGAGCCCCTGCCGCAACGGGGCCACGTGCCAGAACACCAACGGGAGCTACCGCTGCGCCTGCAGAACCGGCTTCACCGGCCGCAACTGCGACACCGACATCGACGACTGCAAGCCCA ATCCATGCCACAACGGTGGCTCCTGCTCCGATGGCGTCGGCACATTCTTCTGCGAGTGCCTGGCTGGTTTCCGCGGGCCCAAGTGCGAGGAGGACATCAACGAGTGCGCCAGCAACCCCTGCAAGAACGGTGCCAACTGCACTGACTGCGTCAACAGCTACACCTGCACTTGCCCCTCCGGCTTCAGCGGCATCCACTGTGAGAACAACACACCTGACTGCACGGAGAG CTCCTGTTTCAACGGTGGGACCTGCGTGGATGGCATCAACACCTTCACCTGCGTCTGTCCGCCCGGCTTCACGGGCAGCTACTGCGAGCATAACATCAATGAGTGCGACTCCAAGCCGTGCCTGAACGGGGGCACATGTCAGGACAGCTATGGGACGTACAAGTGCACTTGTCCCCAAGGATACACCGGGCTCAACTGCCAG AACCTGGTGCGTTGGTGCGACTCCTCTCCTTGCAAAAACGGAGGGAAGTGCTGGCAGACCAACAACCTGTACCGCTGCGAGTGCAACAGCGGGTGGACAGGGCTGTACTGCGATGTCCCCAGTGTCTCCTGCGAGGTGGCTGCTAAGCAGCAAG GTATCGATGTAGCACATCTCTGCAGGAATTCGGGGCTCTGTGTGGACACCGGCAACACTCACTTCTGCCGCTGCCAGGCCGGCTACACCGGCAGCTACTGCGAGGAGCAGGTGGATGAGTGTTCCCCCAACCCCTGCCAGAACGGAGCCACCTGCACAGACTACCTGGGAGGCTACTCCTGTGAG TGTGTGGCTGGTTATCATGGAGTTAACTGCTCAGAGGAGATCAATGAGTGCTTGTCCCACCCATGCCAGAATGGAGGAACCTGCATCGATCTCATCAATACCTACAAATGCTCCTGCCCCAGAGGAACTCAAG GGGAGCGCTGCGAGGGAGACGTCAACGAGTGCCTGTCCAACCCCTGCGACGCCCGCGGCACCCAGAACTGCGTGCAGCGGGTCAATGACTACAAATGCGAGTGCCGACCTGGCTACGCAG GCCGTCGCTGCGACACCGTGGTGGACGGCTGTAAAGGCAAACCCTGCAGGAACGGTGGGACGTGCGCCGTTGCCAGCAACACCGGCCGTGGCTTCATCTGCAAATGCCCCCCG GGATTCGTGGGTGCCACCTGCGAGAATGACTCCCGCACCTGTGGGAACCTGCACTGCCTGAACGGTGGCACCTGCATCTCCATCCACAAGAGCTCCAAGTGCATGTGCACGCCGGCCTTCACGGGTCCCGAGTGCCAGTACCCGGCCAGCAGCCCCTGCACATCCAACCCCTGCTACAACGGGGGCACCTGCGAGTTCTTCAGCGATGCCTCCCCCTACTACCGGTGCAACTGCCCTGCCAACTTCAACGGCCTCAACTGCCACATCCTCGACTTTGATTTCCAAGGTGGGATCGGGCAGGATATCATCCCACCCAAAATCGAGGAGAAGTGCGAGATCGCCGTCTGCGCGGGGTACGCCGGCAACAAGATCTGCGATGGGAAATGCAACAACCACGCCTGCGGCTGGGACGGGGGCGACTGCTCCCTCAATTTCAATGACCCCTGGAAGAACTGTTCCCAGTCTCTGCAGTGCTGGAAGTACTTCAACGATGGCAAGTGCGACTCTCAGTGCAATAATGCTGGCTGCCTGTACGATGGATTTGACTGCCAGAAATACGAAGGGCAGTGCAA CCCTCTGTATGATCAGTACTGCAAAGATCACTTCTCAGATGGTCACTGTGACCAGGGCTGCAATAATTTTGAGTGCGAATGGGATGGTCTGGACTGTGCAAACAACATGCCAGAGAAGCTTGCAGATGGCACGCTGGTGGTGGTGGTCCTGATCACCCCCGAGAACCTGAAGAACAACTCTTTCAACTTCCTGCGGGAGCTGAGCCGCGTGCTGCACACCAACGTGGTCTTCAAGAAGAACCCCAAGGGAGAGTATATGATCTTTCCATACTATGGCAATGAGGAGGAGCTGAAAAAGCATTATATCAAGAGGTCAACAGAGGACTGGTCAGATATGTCTAGTGCTGTCATCAACAAAGTAAAGAGCAGCCTCTACTCCAGGGCTGGCAGAAGGCAGAAGCGAGAGCTCGATCAGATGGACATCAGAGG ATCCATTGTCTACTTGGAAATTGATAACCGACAGTGCATCCAGTCGTCTTCCCAGTGCTTCCAGAGTGCCACTGATGTGGCGGCATTCCTGGGTGCCTTGGCCTCCCTTGGCAACCTGAACATACCCTACAAAATAGAAGCAGTTAAAA GTGAAACAGCTGAGCCCACGAAGAACTCCCAGCTGTATCCTATGTACGTGGTGGGGGCTGTGCTGGTCTTGCTTGCTTTCATTGGAGTGGGAGTACTGGTATCTCGTAAGCGGCGCAGGGAGCATGGGCAGCTTTGGTTCCCAGAGGGCTTCAAAGTGACAGAGTCGAGCAAGAAGAAGCGACGAGAACCACTTGGGGAGGATTCTGTTGGACTCAA acccCTCAAAAATGCTTCAGACGGCACGCTGATGGATGACAACCAAAATGAGTGGGGTGATGAGGAGACCTTGGACACCAAGAAGTTCAGG TTCGAGGAGCAGGCGATGCTGCCGGACACGGACGATCAGACGGATCACAGGCAGTGGACCCAGCAGCACCTGGACGCCGCGGACCTGCGCATATCCTCCATGGCACCCACTCCACCGCAGGGGGAGATCGATGCAGACTGTATGGATGTCAACGTCAGAGGTCCCG ATGGCTTCACCCCGCTGATGATCGCCTCGTGCAGCGGAGGAGGGCTGGAGACCGGTAATAGCGAAGAGGAAGACGATGCTCCCGCTGTCATCTCGGATTTCATTTACCAAGGCGCCAGCTTACACAACCAGACTGACCGCACCGGCGAGACGGCCCTTCACCTGGCTGCCCGCTACTCCCGCTCCGACGCTGCCAAGCGCCTGCTGGAAGCCAGTGCTGATGCAAACATCCAGGATAACATGGGCAGGACACCCCTCCATGCTGCCGTCTCTGCCGATGCCCAAGGAGTCTTCCAG ATCCTGATTAGGAACAGGGCAACCGATCTCGACGCCCGAATGCATGACGGGACCACTCCTCTGATCCTGGCTGCTCGCTTGGCTGTGGAGGGCATGCTGGACGATCTCATCAACTGCCACGCAGACGTCAATGCCGTGGATGATCTAG GCAAGTCAGCACTGCACTGGGCAGCTGCTGTGAATAATGTTGAAGCTGCAGTCGTCCTCCTGAAGAATGGTGCCAATAAGGATATGCAGAATAATAAG GAGGAGACCCCACTGTTCCTCGCAGCCAGAGAAGGGAGCTACGAAACCGCCAAGGTCCTGCTGGACAATTTTGCCAACCGTGACATCACGGACCACATGGACCGGCTGCCACGGGACATCGCCCAGGAGCGCATGCACCACGACATCGTGAGGCTGCTGGACGAGTACAACCTGGTGCGGAGCCCACCGCTGCACAATGGCCCACTGGGAGCACCCACGCTgtcccctccactctgctctccCAACAGCTACATCGGCAACCTGAAACCTGCCGTCCAGGGCAAGAAGGCCAGGAAGCCGAGTACCAAGGGCCTGAGCTGCAACGGCAAGGATGCCAAAGACCTCAAAGCCCGGAGGAAAAAGTCACAAGATGGAAAAGGATGTCTGCTTGACAACTCCAGTGTGTTGTCACCAGTGGACTCCCTGGAGTCGCCCCATGGGTACCTGTCAGATGTCGCCTCTCCTCCGCTGATGACCTCTCCATTTCAGCAGTCCCCTTCCATGCCTCTGAATCATCTGCCAGGCATGCCTGATGCCCACATGAGCATCAATCACCTCAACATGGCGGGGAAGCAGGATATGGCCATGGGAAACTCCAGCAGGATGGCCTTCGATTCGGTGCCGCCGCGCCTTTCCCACCTCCCCGTCTCCAGCCCCAGCACGGTGATGAGCAACGCCCCGATGAATTTCTCGGTTGGCGGAGCGGCCGCTCTGAACGGGCAGTGTGACTGGCTCACCAGGCTGCAGAACGGCATGGTCCAGAACCAGTACAACCCCATGAGAGGCAACATGCAACCAGGGGCGCATCAGCAGACGCAAAACCTTCAACACGGCATGATGACCTCCCTGCACAACGGCCTGCCCACCACGAGCTTGTCGCAGATGATGAGCTACCAGGCCATGCCCAACACCCGGCTGGCTTCCCAGCCTCACCTGATGCagagccagcagctccagcagatgcagcagcaacagctccagcagcaaaacatgcagccgcagcagcagccgcagcaaCCCCAGCAGCaggcgcagcagcagcagcaggcgcAGCAGCATCACAACCCCAGCTCCAATGCGAGCGGCCACATCGGCCAAAATTTCCTCGGTACGGAGCTGAGCCAGCCCGACATGCAGCCGGTGAGCAGCAGCACCATGGCAGTCCACACCATCCTGCCTCAAGATTCCCAGATGCTGCCCACGTCTCTGCCATCCTCCCTCGCCCAGCCCATGACCACCACACAGTTTCTAACTCCACCTTCCCAGCACAGTTATTCCTCCCCCTTGGACAACACCCCCAGCCACCAGCTCCAGGTGCCCGACCACCCTTTCCTAACGCCGTCTCCGGAGTCGCCGGACCAGTGGTCCAGCTCGTCTCCTCACTCCAACGTGTCCGACTGGTCTGAGGGCATCTCCAGCCCTCCCACGAGTATGCAGTCACAGATGGGACACATCCCCGAAGCCTTCAAGTAA